A part of Desulfobaccales bacterium genomic DNA contains:
- a CDS encoding class I SAM-dependent methyltransferase — protein MHKLTAVDHPGPRSRVRRAEALPAHIRDLAYWEGQVRWHRLWLAHNDYHRPILSFLFPRVRPGWRVLDVGAGNGVLALPLEARGCRVTALEPCRGMQGLLREESRRRGLAPRQVEVRPWEDLPLTDVAGYDLILACNSLQVCSSGFEAAFRKLFAGAPRHVCVISEVSWPRLLKPAGTAGYRLSRLRFYRTESSYVYRHLGEVAAHLRHRLRRPPTPGEVADLRRRLVFHQGRWWLPDTARVGIFWWDREDVDRPEEAGYEETGLSLDGAGGSQWRGGRGGGRPREEGPGTLPAAGAGDHREGTAKQH, from the coding sequence GTGCACAAGCTGACGGCAGTTGACCACCCCGGCCCAAGATCCAGGGTCCGACGGGCGGAGGCCCTCCCGGCCCATATCCGGGACCTGGCTTATTGGGAGGGCCAGGTCCGCTGGCACCGCCTGTGGCTGGCCCACAATGACTACCACCGGCCCATCCTGAGCTTTCTATTCCCTCGGGTGCGGCCGGGCTGGCGGGTGCTGGATGTGGGGGCGGGAAATGGCGTCCTGGCCCTGCCCTTGGAGGCGCGGGGCTGTCGAGTGACCGCCCTGGAGCCTTGCCGGGGCATGCAAGGCCTGCTGCGGGAGGAAAGCCGGCGCCGGGGCCTGGCACCCCGGCAGGTGGAGGTCCGTCCCTGGGAGGACCTGCCGCTCACGGACGTTGCGGGGTACGACCTCATCCTGGCCTGCAACAGTCTGCAGGTCTGCAGCAGCGGCTTTGAGGCGGCCTTCCGGAAACTCTTTGCCGGCGCGCCCCGGCATGTCTGCGTCATCAGCGAGGTGAGTTGGCCCCGGCTCCTTAAGCCGGCAGGCACGGCGGGCTACCGCTTGAGCCGTCTCCGGTTTTACCGCACGGAGAGCTCCTACGTTTACCGCCACCTGGGGGAGGTGGCGGCGCATCTGCGCCACCGGCTGAGACGCCCGCCCACCCCGGGGGAGGTGGCGGACCTGAGGCGGCGTCTGGTTTTCCATCAGGGCCGCTGGTGGCTTCCGGATACGGCCCGGGTGGGGATTTTCTGGTGGGACAGAGAGGATGTCGACCGTCCCGAAGAGGCTGGCTATGAAGAGACTGGGCTATCTCTGGATGGCGCTGGCGGTTCTCAGTGGCGTGGCGGCAGGGGCGGAGGAAGACCCCGGGAAGAAGGTCCCGGAACTCTTCCTGCTGCAGGAGCTGGAGATCACCGAGAGGGAACTGCAAAGCAACATTGA
- a CDS encoding efflux RND transporter permease subunit, protein MTNGPDKPQLGLTARLVEVFLTSKLPTIFILISLLAGAVALLATPREEDPQIRVPMVDVLIRFPGAEPQEVENLVVINLEKKLWEMDGLEDLYSLARPGFAVVTAKFRVGERMEDALVKTYNQVFSNIDQVPSGVAGWVVKPMGIDDVPILTLTLWSPRADDYELRRVADELLHRLQNIPDTARTFVVAGTRRQLRITPDPARLAARHLDLLDLTRALEAGNVNLPAGHFSFNDREFLLESGPFFRSAREVARLVVGVHQGKPVFLEEVAQITDGPEEPVELSRLVFGPAHGNLPPGVEPGRFYPAVTLAFAKRPGTNAVAVAQGLLNRIEELKKQILPPDIFAEVTRNYGRTANDKVNKLIRELMIAVLSITLLLTLALGWREALIVALAVPLTLAITLTGNMLFGYTINRVTLFALILSLGLLVDDPIIDVENIHRHFQLRLYPPLEATLVAVDEVRAPTILATFTVIISFIPMFFVTGMMGPYMRPMPVNVPLAMLMSLVVAFTVTPWATYHLLKKEYGREAKPFVLEETWIYRLYTRLMTPLLTRDRLARLFLAGMVLLFVLALLLPVVGLVPLKMLPFDNKDELLVVADLPEDSTLEGTQRALSELAAYLSRVNEVDHAVTFAGVTSPMDFNGLVRHYYLKRGPSVGEIRVKLADKHHRAAASHAIALRIRPELTRLAERHQVRLKIVEVPPGPPVLQTLVGEVYGPPGAAYEELIAAARPLKQMFQETPGVVDVDTTVEADRPRWRFLIDREKAALSGLAPVQIARSLAIAQAGEAVGRLHVETERLPLEIVLRWPRTERSGTESLGQLRLKSPTGSLVPLTELGEFVLDTAPQPIMRKNLERVVFVTGDTAGTSPVNAILHLMGEVSRHPLPPGFRVNWSGEGEWKITVEVFRDLGLAFAGALVGIYILLVLQTQSYGMPLIIMVAIPLTLIGVMPGFALLNLLFAGKVAGYADPIYFTATAMIGLIALAGIVVRNSIILIDFIHHNLDKGLSLKDAVLQSGAVRFRPILLTAGAAMFGSWVITLDPIFSGLAWSFIFGLFASTAFSLVVVPLIFYRLARKTTA, encoded by the coding sequence ATGACGAACGGCCCCGACAAGCCCCAACTGGGCCTCACCGCCCGCCTGGTGGAGGTCTTCCTCACCTCCAAGCTGCCCACCATCTTCATCCTCATCAGCCTCTTGGCCGGCGCGGTGGCGCTTTTGGCCACCCCCCGGGAAGAGGACCCCCAGATCCGGGTGCCCATGGTGGATGTCCTCATCCGCTTCCCCGGGGCTGAGCCCCAGGAGGTGGAAAACCTGGTGGTCATCAACCTGGAAAAGAAGCTCTGGGAGATGGACGGCCTGGAGGACCTCTACTCCCTGGCCCGGCCCGGTTTTGCGGTGGTGACCGCCAAATTCCGGGTGGGAGAGCGCATGGAGGACGCCCTGGTGAAGACCTACAACCAGGTCTTCTCCAATATCGACCAGGTGCCCTCCGGCGTGGCGGGCTGGGTGGTGAAGCCCATGGGCATTGACGATGTGCCCATCCTCACCCTCACCCTGTGGAGCCCCCGGGCGGATGACTATGAACTCCGGCGGGTGGCGGACGAACTGCTGCACCGGCTGCAGAACATTCCCGACACTGCCCGCACCTTCGTGGTGGCGGGCACCAGACGTCAGCTCCGCATCACCCCGGACCCGGCCCGGCTGGCGGCCCGGCACCTGGACCTTCTGGACCTGACCCGGGCCCTGGAGGCGGGCAACGTCAACCTGCCGGCGGGGCACTTCTCTTTTAATGACCGGGAGTTTCTCCTGGAGTCGGGACCTTTCTTTCGCAGCGCCCGGGAGGTGGCCCGCCTGGTGGTGGGGGTGCATCAGGGCAAGCCGGTCTTTCTGGAGGAGGTGGCCCAGATCACCGACGGCCCCGAGGAGCCGGTGGAGCTGAGCCGCCTGGTCTTCGGTCCGGCCCACGGCAATCTCCCTCCGGGAGTGGAGCCCGGCCGTTTTTACCCCGCGGTCACCCTGGCCTTTGCCAAACGCCCCGGCACCAACGCGGTGGCGGTGGCCCAGGGGCTGCTGAACCGCATTGAGGAGCTGAAAAAGCAGATCCTGCCCCCGGACATCTTTGCCGAGGTGACCCGCAACTACGGCCGCACCGCCAATGACAAGGTGAACAAGCTCATCCGGGAGCTGATGATCGCGGTGCTCTCCATCACCCTGCTCCTCACCCTGGCCCTGGGCTGGCGGGAGGCCCTCATCGTGGCCCTGGCGGTGCCCCTGACCCTGGCCATCACCCTGACCGGCAACATGCTCTTCGGCTACACCATCAACCGGGTGACCCTCTTTGCCCTCATCCTCTCTTTGGGCCTCCTGGTGGATGACCCCATCATTGACGTGGAAAACATCCATCGCCACTTCCAGTTACGTCTGTACCCGCCTTTGGAGGCCACCCTGGTGGCGGTGGATGAGGTGCGGGCGCCCACCATCCTCGCCACTTTCACAGTGATCATCAGTTTTATCCCCATGTTCTTCGTCACCGGCATGATGGGGCCCTACATGCGGCCCATGCCAGTGAACGTGCCTCTGGCCATGCTCATGAGCCTGGTGGTGGCCTTCACCGTCACCCCCTGGGCCACCTACCACCTGCTCAAAAAGGAATACGGCCGGGAGGCCAAACCCTTTGTGCTGGAAGAGACCTGGATCTATCGCCTCTACACCCGCCTCATGACCCCGCTCCTCACCCGGGACCGCCTGGCCCGGCTGTTTCTGGCGGGCATGGTGCTCCTCTTTGTCCTCGCCCTGCTTTTGCCGGTGGTGGGGCTGGTGCCCTTGAAGATGCTCCCCTTTGACAACAAGGATGAGCTCCTGGTGGTGGCGGACCTGCCGGAGGACTCCACCCTGGAGGGCACCCAGCGGGCCTTAAGCGAGCTCGCCGCCTATCTCTCCCGGGTCAACGAGGTGGACCACGCCGTCACCTTCGCCGGAGTGACCTCGCCCATGGACTTCAACGGCCTGGTGCGCCACTACTATCTCAAGCGCGGCCCCTCGGTGGGGGAGATCCGGGTGAAGCTGGCGGACAAGCACCACCGCGCCGCCGCCAGCCACGCCATCGCTTTGCGGATCCGCCCCGAGCTTACCCGGCTGGCGGAGAGGCACCAGGTGCGCCTGAAGATCGTGGAGGTGCCGCCGGGGCCGCCGGTCCTCCAGACCCTGGTGGGGGAGGTCTACGGACCGCCCGGCGCCGCCTATGAGGAGCTCATTGCCGCCGCCCGGCCATTGAAGCAGATGTTTCAGGAGACCCCGGGCGTGGTGGACGTGGACACCACGGTGGAGGCGGACCGCCCCCGCTGGCGCTTCCTCATCGACCGGGAAAAGGCGGCCTTAAGCGGCCTGGCGCCGGTGCAGATCGCCCGCAGCCTGGCCATTGCCCAGGCCGGGGAGGCGGTGGGCCGGCTGCATGTGGAGACTGAGCGCCTGCCCCTGGAGATCGTCCTGCGTTGGCCCCGGACGGAGCGCTCGGGCACGGAATCCTTGGGCCAACTGCGCCTCAAAAGCCCCACGGGCAGCCTGGTGCCGCTCACGGAACTGGGTGAGTTTGTCCTGGACACCGCGCCCCAGCCCATCATGCGCAAGAACCTGGAGCGGGTGGTCTTCGTCACCGGGGACACCGCCGGCACCAGCCCGGTGAACGCCATCCTCCACCTCATGGGGGAGGTCTCGCGCCACCCCCTGCCCCCCGGGTTCCGAGTGAACTGGTCCGGCGAAGGGGAATGGAAGATCACCGTGGAGGTCTTCCGGGACCTGGGGCTGGCCTTTGCCGGGGCCTTGGTGGGCATCTACATCCTCTTGGTCCTGCAGACCCAGTCCTACGGCATGCCCCTTATCATCATGGTGGCCATCCCCCTCACCCTCATCGGGGTGATGCCCGGCTTTGCCCTCTTAAACCTCCTCTTTGCCGGGAAGGTGGCAGGCTATGCCGACCCCATCTATTTCACCGCCACCGCCATGATCGGCCTCATTGCCCTGGCGGGCATCGTGGTGCGCAACTCCATCATCCTCATCGACTTCATTCACCACAACCTGGACAAAGGCCTGAGCCTCAAAGACGCAGTGCTGCAGTCCGGGGCGGTGCGTTTCCGGCCCATTTTGCTCACCGCCGGGGCGGCCATGTTCGGCTCCTGGGTTATCACCCTGGACCCCATCTTCTCCGGCCTGGCCTGGTCGTTTATCTTCGGCCTCTTTGCCTCCACCGCGTTTTCTTTGGTGGTGGTGCCCCTGATCTTCTACCGCCTGGCCCGGAAGACCACCGCCTGA